The Deinococcus metalli region GGCCGTGGACGTTGACCTGCATGTCGTCGAGCGCTCCGAGTACTCCGGGCCGGGGGTGGCCCAGCGGGATCTGGCCTACGACCGTATTGGTGGCGGGATTGATGACCGTCACCGTGTTGGACGTCTGGTCGGCGGTGTACACCCGGTCGCGGGAGGACAGGGCGGGGCCGTTCAACGTGGGCGGCTGCAGTACGCCCTGAGCTCCGCCGCCACTGGCGTGCTGGGCGAGGGCGAGGGCACCGGTCACGCTGGCGGTGAGCAGGGCGGCGAGGGCGGGGCGGGATAGATGTGGACGCTGGAACATGACGGCCTCCAAAAACAAGGGCTGGCTCTGCGAGGGGCGGGGAACGGCTGGATGGGTGCCTTCATCACCCGTATGCGCCGCCTCCAGCTCCTGGATGCCACCAGCACTTCACCGAAGCTTCACGGTGTCACGTGCCGGCATCCTCGAAGTGAAGGTCACGCGACGTCCTGCTGATCTGCCGGCTCCGGGCAACCGGTACGCTCAGCCATGCCTGCCTTTAATGCTCCGCACCCCATCACGCAGGGTGCAGGAACCGATCTGCGTGCGAATTGGACACCTGACGGCCAGTGGATCGTCTTTGAACGCTTGCAGGATGGTCGTCGGCGGTTACACCGTGTGCATCCGGATGGATCAGATCTGGAGCCGCTGGCGCTGGAGGAACCTGACGGCTCGGACAGCACTGGCCGTCCTGCGTTCTTCGCGCCCAACGATGTCGTCTTCGTCAGTGATCGCCTGGGCCGCACGGCCCTGTTCCGGGAAACTCAGGGCCAGGTAACGCCGCTGCACGCCAGTGAGCAGCCATGTTACGGGCCGGCCCTGGGCACCGCCGGCACCTGGCCGCTGCTGTACTTCCAGTCGGACGGTTCAGATGCGACGCACATCTCCGCGCTGGGGCAGGATGGGCAGGTGATCCGGCTCACCCACACGATGGGCGTACAGGATCAGCCGTGGCCTTTCCCGGACGGACAGAGTTTCGTCTATCACGCACGAGAGGATGGACGACATGTGGTGTGCCTCCAGTCCGTGCAGGCCGGGGCTGCGCCCGTAGTCTTGAGCGATGCGGATGAGGAGACCGCCTACGTGACCCCGTTCCCGTCGCCGGACGGCCGGTGGATCGCGTTCACCTCGGCCCGGGGGGG contains the following coding sequences:
- a CDS encoding TolB family protein codes for the protein MPAFNAPHPITQGAGTDLRANWTPDGQWIVFERLQDGRRRLHRVHPDGSDLEPLALEEPDGSDSTGRPAFFAPNDVVFVSDRLGRTALFRETQGQVTPLHASEQPCYGPALGTAGTWPLLYFQSDGSDATHISALGQDGQVIRLTHTMGVQDQPWPFPDGQSFVYHAREDGRHVVCLQSVQAGAAPVVLSDADEETAYVTPFPSPDGRWIAFTSARGG